A genomic region of Tamandua tetradactyla isolate mTamTet1 chromosome 2, mTamTet1.pri, whole genome shotgun sequence contains the following coding sequences:
- the SLC46A2 gene encoding solute carrier family 46 member 2, whose product MASEASSPRRVPLLRLRVRTWIEPVVASAHVASSLYDAGLLLVVKASYPPGGSSNHSATPSPRDAAEDQQQRAISNFYVVYNLVVGLTPLLPAYGLGWLSDRYHRKIPIAVSLLGTLLSCLVLLLKVLLGWPTEVLFGAAAVHGLCGGFSAFWSGVMALGSLGSSEGGRSLRLIIIDLILGLSGFCGSMVSGHLFGPMGRHSWQGLVLAACSAGCAALALIYSLLVLKVPEAVAKTRKALPAMAVLSGVVGTYRSLDPDQPEQKSVTSHTLSSGKAEPPKTIIVLLFLGAIMYDLAVRGTVDVVPLFVLKEPLGWNQVQLGYGMASGYAVFITSFLGVLVFSRCFRDTTMIMIGMVSFGSGALLLAFVKETYMFYIARAVMLFAIIPITTIRSAMSKLIKDSSYGKVFVILQLSLAVTGVVTSTVFNEIYQFTLEKFTGTCFVLSSLISFLSIIPIGIVACKQA is encoded by the exons ATGGCCTCCGAGGCCTCCAGCCCGAGGAGGGTCCCCCTGCTTCGCCTCCGGGTGAGGACCTGGATCGAGCCGGTGGTGGCGTCGGCCCACGTGGCCTCCTCGCTCTACGACGCGGGGCTGCTCCTGGTGGTGAAAGCGTCCTACCCGCCCGGGGGCTCCTCCAACCACAGCGCCACCCCGTCGCCCCGGGACGCCGCGGAGGACCAACAACAGAGGGCCATCTCCAACTTCTACGTCGTCTACAACCTCGTGGTGGGCCTGACGCCCCTGCTGCCCGCCTACGGGCTGGGCTGGCTCAGCGACCGCTACCACCGCAAGATCCCCATCGCGGTGTCCCTGCTGGGCACCCTGCTCTCCTGCCTCGTGCTGCTGCTCAAGGTGTTGCTGGGCTGGCCCACGGAGGTGCTGTTCGGGGCGGCGGCCGTGCACGGGCTGTGCGGCGGCTTCTCGGCGTTCTGGTCCGGGGTCATGGCCCTGGGGTCCCTCGGCTCCTCGGAGGGCGGACGCTCCCTGCGCCTCATCATAATTGACCTGATCCTGGGCTTGTCCGGTTTCTGCGGGAGCATGGTCTCGGGGCATCTCTTCGGGCCCATGGGGAGACACTCCTGGCAGGGCCTGGTGCTGGCGGCCTGCAGCGCCGGCTGTGCCGCTTTGGCCCTAATCTACAGCCTCTTGGTGCTGAAGGTCCCCGAGGCGGTGGCCAAGACCCGCAAGGCACTCCCGGCCATGGCTGTCCTGTCTGGTGTGGTTGGCACCTATCGCTCTCTGGATCCTGACCAGCCGGAGCAGAAGAGTGTGACGAGTCATACTCTGTCCAGTGGAAAAGCAGAGCCCCCCAAAACCATTATTGTCCTGCTCTTTTTGGGTGCCATCATGTATGACCTGGCAGTGAGGGGCACAGTGGACGTGGTGCCGCTTTTTGTGCTGAAGGAGCCCCTCGGTTGGAACCAAGTGCAGTTGGGCTATGGGATGGCTTCTGGCTACGCTGTCTTCATCACCAGCTTCCTGGGCGTCCTGGTCTTCTCCCGCTGCTTCCGCGACACCACCATGATCATGATTGGGATGGTCTCCTTCGGGTCTGGAGCCCTCCTCTTGGCTTTTGTGAAAGAGACCTACATGTTCTACATCG CTCGAGCTGTCATGCTGTTTGCCATCATCCCCATCACGACTATCCGATCAGCAATGTCCAAACTCATAAAGGATTCCTCTTATG GAAAGGTGTTCGTCATACTGCAGTTGTCCCTGGCTGTGACTGGGGTGGTGACATCCACAGTGTTTAATGAGATCTATCAGTTCACCTTGGAAAAGTTCACCGGCACCTGCTTTGTTCTCTCCTCTCTTATCTCCTTCCTGTCCATCATCCCCATCGG